A region of Mauremys mutica isolate MM-2020 ecotype Southern chromosome 2, ASM2049712v1, whole genome shotgun sequence DNA encodes the following proteins:
- the TMUB1 gene encoding transmembrane and ubiquitin-like domain-containing protein 1 has translation MALIEGVGDEVTILFALLLIVLVLVLAWVSTHTSERGDQVFAASPPVAAGQLGAESLLEDGPRDPSMQTPAAGEPKEEAESSAGAVPDGPDGIAAELRHRAEPGSPQCPLQLPGDTGASPEATDSSPMDRTIVLRLKFLNDTERLATVRPEETVGSLKRAHFPGQEHQVRLIYQGQLLRDDAQSLAALHLTHNSVLHCHVSQHGPAPMAAGLRATADPVHTALNVGSLMLPLFVLMLAVLWYFQLQYRHVFTATATSCLAGLTLLFSFMAFALYRR, from the exons ATGGCTCTGATTGAGGGCGTGGGCGACGAAGTCACCATCCTCTTTGCCCTGCTGCTCATCgtgctggtgctggtgctggCATGGGTCTCTACACACACCTCAGAGCGGGGCGACCAGGTCTTTGCTGCTTCCCCCCCTGTGGCAGCTGGACAGCTTGGggcagagagcctgctggaggatGGGCCGAGGGACCCCAGCATGCAAACCCCAGCGGcaggggagcccaaggaggaaGCGGAGTCGTCAGCAGGTGCCGTGCCTGATGGGCCTGATGGTATTGCTGCAGAGCTGAGGCACCGGGCTGAGCCTGGATctccacagtgccccctgcagctccccggaGACACAGGTGCCAGCCCCGAGGCCACAGACAGTAGCCCCATGGACCGCACCATAGTGCTAAGGCTGAAGTTCCTGAACGACACGGAGCGCCTGGCCACTGTGCGCCCAGAGGAGACGGTCGGCTCTCTGAAGAG GGCCcatttcccaggccaggagcacCAGGTGCGTCTGATCTACCAGGGCCAGCTGCTGCGGGACGATGCTCAGAGCCTGGCTGCGTTGCACCTCACCCACAACAGCGTTCTGCACTGCCACGTCTCCcagcatggcccagcccccatggCTGCTGGCCTCCGGGCCACTGCGGACCCTGTGCACACAGCCCTCAACGTGGGCAGCCTGATGCTGCCGCTCTTTGTGCTCATGCTGGCTGTGCTATGGTACTTCCAGCTGCAGTACCGGCACGTCTTCACCGCCACCGCCACCTCCTGCCTGGCTGGCCTCACCCTGCTCTTCAGCTTCATGGCCTTCGCTCTCTACCGCAGATAA